The genome window ATACGATACTATCGTGTAGCATTGAAGTAATTGAATTATATGGTTTAGCAAGGGAGAGGTTGAGTTTGACCCAACCTACTTTTATTGATTCAACCATAGTAACAAATGTTTAGTGAGTTAAACTTTGATTTCCCTTAAAATTTCGAGTTTCAACCAATCTAGTGTTGACATGATCAAACCCATTCCAAACACTTTACATCATTATTTTCTGCGATTATTAAGCAGAACAGGTAGCCAGAGTTCAAACTTTCGAGTTATTTTAAGCTGGTTTTGGCTGATTAGTCCTTAAGCTCGAGTTCAACTGGAAGTCCCTGCGAGGGAGACGGCATGGGATCCCTGGAGAAGCCATTCTCCTCGCAGCACAATCTCCAGTTGAATCTAGTGGCCACATAATGCATCATCACCAGTGTCTCCATCCTTGCAAACTCATTGCCGGGGCACATCCTTGGCCCTCCACCAAATGCCACAAAAGAGCAGGGAGGCACTGATGACTGCTTCTCGAACCGCGTTGGATCGAACTTATTTGGATCCTCAAAGATATGCTCGTCCATCTGTGTGATGCTTGATGCCCAGAACACCTAATCATCACCCAGAAATTGTAGCAGGAAAGGAAGATGGAAATGTGGATCTTATGTGAAGTAGTAGTAGCTCTCCTTACCAGCCACCCTTTCGGAATGAGGTAACCTTCATACTCGATGTCTTTCAGAGCCCTTCTAAAGTTCCCAAAGATTGGAGGAATCATTCTCAGAATCTCCATCGCTGCACACCATGTGTGCTTCATCTTGTTGAGATCACTCAATGTCAGGGCTTCTCCTGAGGCCTTCCCCTTTGCAATCTCTTGTTGCTCTATGATCATTGACACAAGGCAAAACCGGCAGGGGTCATCATATTTACATAGCATGCATCACATCACGATCGTTGAAGTTTATTTGTTGCTTACCATGGATAACAATCGTTCGGTTGACAGGATCGTCGGCGAGGTGGCGGATCATGAAGGTGATCAGAGCGGCAGAAGTATCATACCCGGCAAACATGACGAGCATTAGGTTGTCCAGAATCTCCTCCTCGGTCATTTCTCTGGCGTCGTCTTCGCCGCCCAAGCTAAGCATGTAGGTGATGAGGTCCTCGTCCCGGGAGCACCTGCCTTGCTTCAACATGTCCTTCTTCTTCTCGATCACACCGGCGAGCACTTTCCGAGCTCTTCGGCTTGCCCTCAGGCTCCTGCGGAATTTGGTGAATGGTAGATTCAGCGGCACCGCCCACATCCCGGGCAACATGTCGGTGAAGGCCTCCTCCAGCGCCTCCCGGAGGGATCCTTTCTCCAGCCCAATAACGAGCGAGCAGATGATGTCAAACGTGAGAGTCTTCATCAATGGCATCACCTGCTCACGTCGAACAAAACTTGAGGTAAATCCACCATATTAACGAGGAGGAAACAAATCGGAACGCACCGTCACACTCCTTCTGCCGACCCAGTTCGTCTCCAGATGATGCCTGACTTCCCGGTCGATCATGGCTACGTACTGCTTCAGCACTTCTGGCTTCAGAAAGTGTGCAAGTGCACCTCTAACACGCCTGTGATCCTCTCCCACCAATTCCAGTATGTTCCTTCTTCCTATGATTCCGGTGATCGACTTGGGCTGCTGCGGGACGAGTGCTTCGCTGAAGAAGATGAACTTGTTGGCCGCCGGACCGGTCAGGAGGACTGCCCGGCTGCCGAAAAGGGAGAGCTTCGAGATCGGTCCATACTTGCTCACCCTTCGAGCGAGCCACCGCTCGCCGGTGTTGGCCCTCATCGCTCGGAGAAGGCCGAAGCTCTGGCCGATGAAAGGGAGGCCGAGTGAGCCAGGAGGCAGCTTCTTGGATGACCTACGTGCTGTGCGCAGCAGTCGAATGAATGGAAGCAGTGCGAGGAAGAGAACGAATGATATGATTCCGGCAGTCATCTTGTTCAGAGATCGAACTCGTTCAGTGTCACAGAGGTCGTCGATCACAGCAAATAACTCGCATGATTCTTTATGGTAAAGCGAAGATGCCGTAGGAGTACGGACAAGGCTCGTTGATTGGGCTGCGCTGTCCGCCGGGATTGGCcgcacttgatttttagatttggctTTAGATTCGGATGTCCATGGAAAGCTAAGTTGCTGTAGGAACAGACAAATCCAATTCCGTGTCATTTAGATTTTTATGAGGATCCACATCGTTAGGTAATGAGTCACTGGGAGATACCACCTAAGGTTTTAGATTAGCCAATGTAACACCTCTTTGATTGGAACACTTGTCAACAAAAAACGCTATCTACTTAATTCGCCGAACCAACCGATTCATAACTCGATCTTAGTAGATCCAATCGAATATGATTTGGACAGTTGAGGTTTTATTGTTAATTCAAGATTGGCCCTCAACTCGACCTTATCCACATGTCAATGGCAATTATTATTATACATCGTTTGCACACAGAATCTTCATATGGTTCTTGCAAAGGTTGCAGACATGAAACTATCGTCGGGATGCTTCCTACAAATCGAGGCGAATCCTCTTTAGTACACACTCACAAAAGACAAACGTATCACTTCGAGTATGTAATTTTTGGTAACcccttataatttatttatatctaaaataatctttatatttaaaaaaacatagtatataagTTTTTAATgtcaattttgagttaacagataTTAGAATCTATATACATGACATgcggactcataataaattattaatataataatatatataatttaagttaaaaaaaaatccattttAGTTCTTATAATTTTGATTATGGACTACTTAAGCTTTTATGATTTtgctcgtatctaaaataatttttatattttcaaaaacatagcatataagtcctcttatcaagtttgagttaacaaactgtcacggacttagttggatttgcctaaatcgtgcggcacccttgcgtgtccgttcacaaaggtcagtctcccatggtcccttaggacccataaaagagaaaacggtttagagaaaacgcctcacttgggatccacaagtaaacattccaggaaacacttcatagacaatgaaaattacaaacagactttacaagctctgagcagttgcacaacaaagggttaaaatggtctattacagatcgaaaatctcttacacgtatccacatgacataacctttatttacaagcctaaagtgaccaccaacctaactaaaatgggactattaaaccttcggttgtccctctacagactgtacaaagtatgaacataccaaaagacacggacatacataagcattacatcaaacatcctgtttcgaagtttgtccgagacattctcccccacttattccttcgacgtcctcgtcgaagcctttgtcaacattgcaactccttgcctttgctgagtcttcaatcttttgctctagctgcaatgcgcctcttggctcccaactgctctccgctgctgtttttgagtagtcgaacctttgatccgccatgctgcttcaactcaccaatgactctgactctagtgtagggttggctgagttgtgttgatccctgttggttcttgcggatccttcagatgaaggaaaataccatccttactgcgccagtctcttaaatgcctcatgctgttgaattgggtggatgcttgttggagctttaacgagcatcatctcgcaaacttctgaagttttgggtccttcctccacaaaatttgtccattgactcttctttaacttagttgtcacttcgaagtaggttcgcatcacttccgctttcgattgacatttcgttgggaaatgaagcgaacaatctactcttagtagcactgatcaccattggtgagaatttgacaactattgtcttccattatcttcgaagggtctttaaacttgtgcagagctcctctgctggatagataagagaattggggtactcggtttcgcccattctcttaagggttgagaaggcaaaggttacttgacttcgccgcctcctcgaggttgtacttcatgcattgagctggttactggccttcgcctactctttgctcacacttctgaagcacttgaagtgtttacactccttgcgttgagttagctactgtgattcaccttctcaatgccatcgaacttctggaatacaagaagtttttaccccaacttggagaaattctctaatagatttgatcgcctttgggattgtaccgtcttctccatcaaccctaccgcctacttcactgagtagcaaaggtacagcaccgcgtactgcctgcttcattccttggtcgtgcactcttgcatgacccgaagtccttcactttcggctatcttgatgagaagcttgacaccggtcttacgaagttctttagcctttgcccttcagccttgtctcaatacttggagtttgcttctgcatgctccacctcctcggcccctttcacgaccaagaactctccctccatgagagtaagggatcaatgactttcacggaagtcccgcctatgcggtaccatggcgctgccatgctcatgaccctactatccatcgtcttgcatctgcatccctttttgtcacaatcagtagatatgtctctgtggtactcctccgagtctacctccattctgactaatgcttgattttgggtagctaagatcctttggactcatcgtcgcttcctcgccccattCGACCCCCTGCTTTGACACCTCcgtattctccaagcagctccctttggtcgattgaaagacagattgcaactctcatgcatggcctctaccatcatgttgtagggtttccaccgattctgttctccttagcttccttggtagcaacgttcgcttattcgaccttgtcctctgacttatcgggctcccttaagtaaatatgagctctggagtagtccaactctccacctacttcgatcatacctctgtatgatcaagtcactCCTATgagactcactagtacttacattcgaactttcctttggtggaacacaacccccccatatgctgatgaccaaggctttcatccgatgcaaaattcgatgcacgcacggaagacccgcctctacggtaccatagccttcactcgaatccatagcccttcttgccgtcatgttgtttaccgacgtggagcttctagtagctcccgatcatacctccgtatgatctagtcccgcaCGGGATAgtgtcgtgtgtatcacattgccacgaactgttccaccacgatccgctacatcatgtcgcctcttggtgacatctccattgcattctgatccttgtgggatgaactcgaattgtgatccctccatgtgtggcctctgccaatacatcgcagggtctcttctacctttgattttgttcgctcctttagcaattgaccttcatccacccaatctcgggtcatacctagatgaagcaatgctctaggacagtccgtcgcctagtagctcccaaagtcccccgacttcgccgcaactagtgcaccattgtctggatcctgggtctctgcccctaccagcacaatcttcgctgtgcaccgcttccttcatggcaacttgaatggcaacactatggcatattcttcaagagtacctacctctgcgtcctcttgccccgtgctaaggccttctgaacccaactttgcctctgcaaattgagtcgccttagttcctccatcaaatgcttttctgagataaggtgcatgtgcccagaagctccctttgtctttgggtaccatgcaagatgagtctgctccgttagaatgaaggacccatggaacaacatgatcctgctcttgcctctacaagagttcatgtccttgacctctgtctaaggaaagcactgtgcctccgctcaatGTTccctcttctatgctggctcctttaatgtggcttgggtacttcgccaagttacacccaagttactccactcctcgtttttgcattgagttgatggtggccctcgtgctcaccattccacgggtcagccctcccttgagtccgatctccatatcgactccaagtgtgccttcatttgtgttgctttgggtcgctctcccacttgatctcgcaatgcatccaccaatgcattctctcaagcgagagcatacgacgactcctcgccacttgctcagtccattgagcttcgtggagttgttgtttgttgaggtattccttctcaacatgtgaggtccgtctcatatgattctccctctagaaagccgggacttatccctcctggataattatCCTGttgaagcaacatctctcttcgtttcgaagaccaccatccctttggactactctgatttgctgaacaaactgtgcattgttcggcctcctgcaaacgcacttgctagattgcgactccatgtcaatacagtctctactgcaccactcaaggcctagcaacatgttgaactcattacacactttagcctcctacggatgtatccttcacatgtcgaagagaaagtttcaatgctccatggcgccgaatttcgatcgccttgggatggccacgaacattccatcatctgcatacaagcctatgcatgagtaccgaattctttgagttagcaatt of Musa acuminata AAA Group cultivar baxijiao chromosome BXJ1-7, Cavendish_Baxijiao_AAA, whole genome shotgun sequence contains these proteins:
- the LOC135678994 gene encoding cytochrome P450 716B1-like; this encodes MTAGIISFVLFLALLPFIRLLRTARRSSKKLPPGSLGLPFIGQSFGLLRAMRANTGERWLARRVSKYGPISKLSLFGSRAVLLTGPAANKFIFFSEALVPQQPKSITGIIGRRNILELVGEDHRRVRGALAHFLKPEVLKQYVAMIDREVRHHLETNWVGRRSVTVMPLMKTLTFDIICSLVIGLEKGSLREALEEAFTDMLPGMWAVPLNLPFTKFRRSLRASRRARKVLAGVIEKKKDMLKQGRCSRDEDLITYMLSLGGEDDAREMTEEEILDNLMLVMFAGYDTSAALITFMIRHLADDPVNRTIVIHEQQEIAKGKASGEALTLSDLNKMKHTWCAAMEILRMIPPIFGNFRRALKDIEYEGYLIPKGWLVFWASSITQMDEHIFEDPNKFDPTRFEKQSSVPPCSFVAFGGGPRMCPGNEFARMETLVMMHYVATRFNWRLCCEENGFSRDPMPSPSQGLPVELELKD